The DNA region CGATCCGCAGCACCCGCCGACCATGTTGACCAGCCCGGCATCCGCGAACTCCCTCAACACCGCCGCCATGTCCGCCGGCGTCTCGTCATAGCCGCCAAACGCATTCGGCAGACCCGCGTTCGGATAACACGTCACATAACAGTCCGCCACGCGCGCGAGTTCCTCGATGTATGGCCGCATCGCCCGCCCGCCGAGCGCGCAATTGATCCCCACCGAAAACGGCTTTGCATGACGGATCGAATTATAAAACGCCTCCGTCGTCTGCCCCGACAGCGTGCGCCCCGACGCATCCGTGATCGTTACGCTGATCATCACCGGCAGCCGCCGCCCGATCTCCTCAAAAACCCCTTCCGCCGCAAACAGCGCCGCCTTCGAATTCAGCGTATCGAAAATCGTCTCAATCAAGAGCGCGTCCACGCCGCCTTCGATCAACGCCCGGATCTGCTGCGTGTAAGCCTCTACGACCTGCTTCCAACTCACGGCCCGATAATCCGGCCGGTTCACATCGGGCGACATCGACAGCGTCCGGTTCAACGGCCCGATCGCTCCCGCCACGAAACACCGCCGACCCGGCGTCGCCGCCTCCGCCCGTTTCGCCGCCCGCTTCGCGCAAGCCACCGCCGCGAGATTCAGCTCCGTCACGATCTCTTCCAGATGATAATCCGCCTGCCCGATCGTCGTCGTGCTAAACGTATTCGTCTCCACCATGTCCGCGCCCGCCGCGAAGTAGTTGAAATGAATTTCTTCGATGATGTCCGGCCGCGTCAGACACAGCAGGTCGTTGTTGCCCTTCAGATCGTGCGGAAACGCCTTGAAGCGCTCCCCGCGAAAATCCCTCTCCTCCAATCCGTACGTCTGCACCATCGACCCCATCGCCCCGTCCAGCACCGCGATCCTGCTCTCAAAAAGCGCGCGCAACTCAGCAAAAGACGATGATTCTGGGAGTGTGTTAGCCATGATTAGATTCAATATATCGTCACATCAGGATTCAAAGATATGTTCTTGGCAAGCGCCACGTCGTCTGTCTTCACCTCACCCCGCCGACGCTGGCACCCGGTTCATCCCGGGCAAGAGCAGCCAACGCGGAAATCTTCGCAAAAAACGCCCCAACACGGTCGTTGCCCGCGCCGGTTTCCCCGCCGAAAACTCATCGCCGACGTCAGCCGTTCTTTTGAAAGCCCGAGGCAACGGGGAAGGCCGTGAAAACCGGCCACAGTTGCGCTGCGGTAACGCATCAGTCCAAAGCTCTCCCGCGCGGTTCACATCGCGCGGCCAAGCCAATCGGTCTCACACCCGGTGAAGGCGGAGCAGAGGCAGGCACACGCGACCACGCGTACGCCACAAATGCGGAGTCCGAACATCCACGCCTCAGGCACTCACGCCTCCACCGCGAAACTTTTGCGCGCGGTGGATTCGAAAACTTCATCGCAAAAATGAAGCGTGAGAGCAGTGCCTGCGCGTGCATCCGTCCATCATCGGTCGGCCCCCGTGTTGTCTGCTCTTACTCTAGTTAAGACAGACCAACACACATGCATCCCACCTCGCTGTCCCGCCTCGCGGGCCGGTCCTCCTTCGCCATTGCCTGCGCGCTCGCGGCCTCCACCGCCGCGCCCGCCCAAACCGCGGACACGCCCACGCGCGTCGCCCACCTCGCACCGCGTGACGTCACCGCGCTCGACAAAATCGTCGTCTCCGCCAGCCGCGCTCCCCAGGCGCTCAAAAACACGCCCAGCAGCGTCACCGACTACACCCCGGAATACCTCGGCTCCGCGCAAGTCATCTCTCTTCAAGACGCCCTCAACCGCACCCCCGGTGTCAGCCTCGTCTCCCTCGGCGGCCGCGGCTCCCAGGCCTCCGTTTACATCCGCGGCTCAGAAGCCGATCACGTCCTCTTCTTCGTCGACGGCGTCCGCATGAACAGCGCCCAAGCCCACTACTCCGGCTTCCTCGGCGCCGCCGATCTCGGCGGACTCGAACGCCTCGAAATCCTCCGCGGCCCGCAAAGCACGCTCTACGGCAGCTCCGCCATCGGCGGCGTCATCCTCCTCGAAACCGCCGCCACCGGCAGCGGCCGCAGCCTCGCGCAAACGCGTGCCGGCTCTTTCGATACATTTGGCGCCTCCCTCGCCACCCGCGGCCGCTCCGGCCCACTCGGCTTCAGCGCGTCCCTCGGCTACGAGGAAACCGACAATTTCCGCCCCGATAACGGCTTCAAACTCCTCAGCTACACCGCGCGCCTCGAGGCCTCACCCGCCGCATCCATCCTCCTCGGCGCAACCCTCCGCGGCCAGGACGGCACTTACGACGAGGTCGGCTCCACCGTATTCCCCGGCTACGGCCGCGCCGACGACCGCAACCACCTCGTCACCACCTTCGCCCAGTGGTCGCCCGCCAGCGACTTCGCCTCCCGCGTCACCGTCGGCTGGCACCAAAACGAGTACGACTGGACCGACAAACAATACGGCCCCGACTCCAACTTTTACTCGCGCAACACCCGCCGCATCCTCGACTGGCAAAACACTTGGGACGCCACCTCCTGGCTCCGCCTCGTCGCCGGCGCCAACCTCGAAAAATCCACCTACTCCTCCAGCGGCCAGGATCTCGATGACGACCTGAAGAGCGTCTACCTCTCCGCCTCCGCCGAACCCGTGAAACACCTCACGATCGACGCCGGCCTCCGCACCGACGACTACGACCTCACCGAACGCGCCGACACCTGGCGCACCGGCGTCGCCTACCGTATCGACAAAACGGGCACCAAACTCCGCGCCACCTACGGCACCGGCTTCAAAGCCCCCACCGTCGTCAACCGCTACGGCTCCGAGCCCTGGTACGGCCCCAACCCCGCCATCGGCCCCGAAAAATCCAAAGGCTGGGACGCCGGTATCGACCAAGAAATCCTCGGCGAAAAACTCACCGCCAGCCTCACCTATTTCCGCAACGACTTCCGCGACCTCATCCTGAGCAACTTCTCGATGACCACCTTCAAGTACGTCGCCCAAAACGTCCGCCGCGCCCGCTCCGACGGCGCCGAGCTCGCCCTCACCGCCCGCCCCATCGAGCCGCTCACCC from Nibricoccus aquaticus includes:
- a CDS encoding TonB-dependent receptor plug domain-containing protein, which translates into the protein MHPTSLSRLAGRSSFAIACALAASTAAPAQTADTPTRVAHLAPRDVTALDKIVVSASRAPQALKNTPSSVTDYTPEYLGSAQVISLQDALNRTPGVSLVSLGGRGSQASVYIRGSEADHVLFFVDGVRMNSAQAHYSGFLGAADLGGLERLEILRGPQSTLYGSSAIGGVILLETAATGSGRSLAQTRAGSFDTFGASLATRGRSGPLGFSASLGYEETDNFRPDNGFKLLSYTARLEASPAASILLGATLRGQDGTYDEVGSTVFPGYGRADDRNHLVTTFAQWSPASDFASRVTVGWHQNEYDWTDKQYGPDSNFYSRNTRRILDWQNTWDATSWLRLVAGANLEKSTYSSSGQDLDDDLKSVYLSASAEPVKHLTIDAGLRTDDYDLTERADTWRTGVAYRIDKTGTKLRATYGTGFKAPTVVNRYGSEPWYGPNPAIGPEKSKGWDAGIDQEILGEKLTASLTYFRNDFRDLILSNFSMTTFKYVAQNVRRARSDGAELALTARPIEPLTLRAAYTYTNAFDTSATPKARLPRRPRHITDLDAQYQLTNAWLLGAGVHFEADRVLNVTTRLEDFTTTRIYTSYAINETVTVKFRIENALDEDYWEVAGYPSAPRAIYTSLDWKF
- a CDS encoding homocysteine S-methyltransferase family protein, which codes for MANTLPESSSFAELRALFESRIAVLDGAMGSMVQTYGLEERDFRGERFKAFPHDLKGNNDLLCLTRPDIIEEIHFNYFAAGADMVETNTFSTTTIGQADYHLEEIVTELNLAAVACAKRAAKRAEAATPGRRCFVAGAIGPLNRTLSMSPDVNRPDYRAVSWKQVVEAYTQQIRALIEGGVDALLIETIFDTLNSKAALFAAEGVFEEIGRRLPVMISVTITDASGRTLSGQTTEAFYNSIRHAKPFSVGINCALGGRAMRPYIEELARVADCYVTCYPNAGLPNAFGGYDETPADMAAVLREFADAGLVNMVGGCCGSTPPHIGAIAKAVRGLPTRKLPEIPVAMRLSGLEPLLVG